In one window of Acanthopagrus latus isolate v.2019 chromosome 15, fAcaLat1.1, whole genome shotgun sequence DNA:
- the pcbd1 gene encoding pterin-4-alpha-carbinolamine dehydratase, with product MAGKIQGLTEEERAHLLPLLRNAQWVEVVGQDAIYKEFIFKDFNQAFGFMSRVALQAEKMDHHPEWFNVYNKVQITLSTHDCGGLSQRDITLATFIDQASLM from the exons ATG GCTGGTAAAATTCAGGGTctgactgaggaggagagagcccACCTACTCCCCCTGCTACGCAACGCTCAGTGGGTGGAGGTCGTGGGACAGGACGCCATTTACAAAGAGTTTATTTTTAAGGACTTCAATCAG gcTTTTGGTTTCATGTCCAGAGTGGCTTTACAAGCTGAGAAGATGGACCATCATCCTGAGTGGTTCAATGTCTATAATAAG GTTCAGATCACTCTCAGCACACATGACTGTGGGGGGTTGTCCCAGCGCGACATCACTTTGGCCACCTTCATTGACCAGGCATCACTGATGTGA